The DNA segment TAAGTTTAATACGTAATCTTTTATAAATGTATAAACGGATATGCCTACCAGCTTATTTATGCGCCTTTCTATCTTGTCCCTTTCCATCTCATAGAGATAACCCCACAGTTCAGGCGTCAATTTCAGCGTCTTTAGGTAAATCCTCGTCGTCAGATAAGACAAGCTTGGAAACTTCTCTCCAAGTGGATTTTCAACAAAAGCTTCAACTCCATCCATTTTTTCAAAGGCTTTTTTTAAAGCCGTCGCTGTCCTTTTGTGTCCAGTTCCTATATCTTCATAAAGTATTAAAATCTTTATTTTATCCATCAGAAAGACCCTCACAATCACTATATTGATTATCGCATTTAAACATTAAATTTAAATTAAATTTGTATTAAAAATGCGTTAAAATCTATCCACCAATATAGTTTATTTTTATTTGCTATCTAATATTATACCATCAAAATCAATTTATTGTATAAAATTTATAAAAACCCTCTTAGTCAAAAAGAGGGCTTTAATAAATTTTACGCTAAAGCTTTTTTCTTTATCATCTCAATTGCATTTCTAACTTGTGGAATAATAGAAACCACAAAGCAGATCAAAACCTCCACACCCACCAATATTCCATTTACAAGAAGCGAGTAGACGACAGGATTCATCCCTTTTGGTGCATAGCTGGCAAAGAAGAAGACACCTGATAGAAAATGTGAAAAAAACCTGCCAAACCCGCCAACCAAAACGCCAATGCTTAAGTTTTTCTTGAAAAACCCCGCAAGCCCTAAGGCTCCAAATGCTAATGGATAATCCAAGAGAAGCTGTATCCAATGCACAACATAAGGATCTTGTATTAGCTGAAGCATTCCATAAGCCATTCCCACCGCTATGCCTGGACCTGCTCCATAATAATATGCAAAGACAAACAGCGGAAGCATGCTGGCTGGCGTTATAGAGCCACCTTGAGGCCAATGGTAAAACCTTATATACGACAAGACAAATGATATAGCTATTGCTAATCCTCCATACACAAGCATCTTTGCGTTAAATTTCACGCTATTTCTCAGGATGTAAAACAAAAACACAGCAAATAAAATCGCGATGATGATGGAAAGTGTGGCAGGCTTTATCTTTGTGAAATCTGAAAAAATGCTTACAATGTAGGACATGAAAATAACCTCCTTTTGAGGCTATGTACCGCTTAAAACAAAAAAACCGCACACTGATGCGGTCTTTTGCCGCATTCCCTTCGTAGGCATTAACCTAATCAGGTTCTAGGGGTTTGGCATCTGCCATCTCAGCTAAAAGCACCCCCAGCGGACATAGTCTTTTGATTAATTTATACTATATTATAATGAAATTACTTTTTAAATGCAATACCTTCATGTTGAAGCAACAATGATTTTACATTAAGTCCTCCTGCAAAGCCCTTTAGCGTCATATCCGAGCCGATGACCCTATGACACGGTATGATAATCGGGATCGGATTTTTATTAAGGGCATTTCCTACAGCCCTTGATGCATTTGGCTTTCCTATTCTCCTTGCAATCTCACCGTATGTAGCGTAAAAACCATACGGTATCTTCATAAGCTCTCGCCAAACAGATTTTTGAAAGTCTGTCCCTTGTAAGTCTAACTTTACATTAAATTCTTTCAAGCGACCTTCAAAGTACAATCTAAGCTGTTCTTTGCAATCTGCAATAAGCGAATTTGTACCCATTAAACATTGTAAATGTTCTTCATTGGGAAAATCTATCCTCGTTATGCCATCTTCGCTTGAATATATTCTTAGCGTTCCAATGGGTGTATCTAAGTCATCCCGCAGCACATTACCACATCCTGATACATTTTGCTATTTAACGATAACTTCTTCTTCGACTTCATCTTCAACTTCAAAATCTTCATTAGATTCGTAAGAAGACTCACTTGATCCTGACTTGCCTGAAGCTGCTATTTTTGCTAAGCTTTTTTCTATTGAATCAATCTTTTTCATCTTTTTCATTGTATAAACTATGTAAAATACCAAAAAGATAACTGAAACAATCGGTGTTGCTAATGCTACAAAGTACTGCAGAAATAGCATAAATCCGCTTTGAACCATCCTTGACACTCCCTTCTAAATAAGATATTCACTATTTATTATTTCACAAGTAAACCGTCAAAGCAAGTATTATAAAAAATATTATAAGTTGCTTTTTTATTCAACAAATTTTAAAATAAAATCAAGAAAGGGTGTAATAAGATGAATTGGCTAGGTATTGTATTAGTAATTGCCGGTGTCATTTATTTGATGTATTCCATATTAAATAAAGATAAAGTTACTTACTATACGAGAAAAGCAAAAATAAGGCTTTTAAAATCAGATGAATTCTTGAAGTTGCAGCTTAAGTTTTCCATAATTAATTCCATATATCTTGTGATCTTTGGAATACTCATAATAGTATTTAATTTAAATAGCATATTTATCGTGGCGTCAGGTGTGATATTCTACTTCATAAACTTTTTGCTATTTTTAGAAGCCAAGAAAAAGGGATACGTTGACTACTAAAAGTAAAGCCATATTGGTGAAACTTAGGTTTCATCAATATGGCTTATTTTTAAACTGCTTCTTTAAAATATCTTCTTACATCCTTTAAATATTCAATTATCGTCAAGTGCTGAGGGCACTTAGTCTCGCACTCTCCGCACTCTATGCAAGAACTTGCTTTTCCTTCATTTAAGCTATTATAATTTCTAAGTGCTTCATTGTAGTTATTGTACATGTGGGCTTCATTGTATATGGCAAAATTCTTCGGTATATTCACACCGTTTGGACACGGCATACAATAATTGCAGGCAGTGCATCCTACAGGCGAAAGCTTATTATAAGTTTCTCTTACCTTATCCACAAGTTTTACCTCATCATCAGTTAAGCCATTCGCTTTTGATCTTGAAGCACTTTCTATATTTTGTTTCACTTGCTCCATCGTGCTCATTCCACTTAATACAAGCGATACCTCTGGATGGTTCCAAACCCATTGCAAAGCCCATTCTGCAGGTGTCCTTTTTTACACTTGCACTGTTCCAAAGCTCTTTTATAGCTTGTGGCGGATCGCCAGCCAACTTTCCTCCTCTTATAGGCTCCATGACAATTACAGCTAAACCTTTTGATGCTGCATATTTAAGCCCTTTTAAGCCTGCTTGGTTTTCTATATCCATGTAGTTGTACTGTATCTGGCAAAAATCCCATTTATCATAATCATCGATTATGTTTTTAAATACATCGTACTCATCATGGAAAGAAAAACCTATGAATTTGACTTTGCCTTCTCTTTTAACTTTTTCCATCCAGTTGAACACATCAAGTCTTTTGTACTTTTCCCACCTGTCTTTATCCAATGCATGGAGAAGGTAGAAATCTATGTAGTCAACATCCAGCTTTTTCAGTTGTTCATTTAAATATTTATCCATGTCTTCCTTTTCATTAATGAGCCATGACGGAAGTTTCGTGGCTAAATACGTCTTTTCCCTGTATCCGTCTTTCAAAGCTTTGCCTACCACGATTTCGCTTTGCCCACTGTGATATGGATATGCAGTGTCAACATAGTTAACGCCATTATCAATGGCATATCTTATCATTTTTATGGCTTCTTCTTCATCAATCTTGCTGTTGTCTCCGCCTATTGTAGGCAATCTCATTGCGCCAAATCCAAGTGCTGAAACTTTAACACCTGTATTGCCAAACTTTCTGTACTGCATACAACCCCTCCGTATCTCAAATTTTAAATTTCTTATTTGATTATAGCACCATTGCTTTAAATAACAAAATCCGCAAAACTCCGCCTATTGCTTTAGTTTTTCAACAATGTTAATCTTAAATTAGTCTAATAGATTTGGAGGTAATATTTCATGGAATACATAGATTTAAGAAGCGACACAGTCACGCTGCCAACTCAAGAAATGAGAGATGCAATGTATAAAGCTTTAGTAGGCGATGACGTTTATGGCGAAGACCCTACAGTCAAAGAACTTGAAGAAATGGCTGCAGATATTATGGGAAAAGAAGATGCAATGTTTGTGACAAGCGGAACACAAGGTAACCAGGTATCTGTCATGACACATACCCATCATGGAGATGAAATAATACTGGAAGAAAAATGCCATATAATTACGTACGAAGTAGGCGGTATAGGGTACTTATCAGGAGTTCAAGCTAAAACTATACGTGGAATAAACGGCATCATGGATCCTAAAGATGTTTTGAGCTCCATTAGAACAGATGATATCCATTTTCCAAAGACAAGTCTTATATGCCTGGAAAATACTCACAATAGGGCAGGTGGTACAGTAATACCTTTAAGCAATATGAAAGAGATCTATGAAATCGCAAAAGCACACAATATACCTGTTCATTTAGACGGGGCAAGGATTTTTAATGCAGCCACATACCTAAATGTTGACGTAAAAGAAATATCAAGATACGCTGACAGCGTAATGTTTTGTTTGTCAAAAGGACTTTGCGCACCTGTAGGATCTATTGTGGCAGGCAGCAAAGAGTTCATCAAAAAGGCCAGAAAGTACCGCAAAATGTTAGGAGGCGGTTTAAGGCAAGCAGGAATTTTAGCTGCAGCAGGAATTGTTGCACTTGAAAAAATGACGAAAAGATTAGCTGAAGACCACGAAAATGCAAGGCTTTTAGCAGAAGGCTTAAACAACATAAAAGGCATAAACGTAGACATGTCAACAGTGCAGACAAATATCGTCATGTCTGACATATCTGCAACAGGTCTTACAGGAGCACAATTATCCTCAAAACTTTTAGATTATGGGATTAAGGTAAACGGCGGCAACGACTACACTGTAAGATTTGTAACACATTATTACATCAAAAAAGACCATATTGACAAAGTCCTTCACGCCATAAGTGCAATATTAAAAGAGCAATAATCTTATTGCTCTTTTTTGCATTTATCTTCAATATCATCGTCATCGTGAAGTTGCAGTGGCATGGTCGCAACCACAATGTGCTTATGCTTTAAAAGTTCCTTTTCTATATAAACCCTCGTCTTATTGTGAAGAATGTTGTGCCACCTTTTCCTGACTACAAACTGCGGCAATATTACTGTTATCATGTCTCCTTTTTTGTAATTGTACTCCTCAGACTCTATAAATTTAAGAAGCGGTTCAACAATTCTCCTAAATGGCGAATATTTGACAATGAGCGGTATGTCTGTATTTAGCATGGCATACCTCTTTTTTATCTTTTCACCGCTTTCTTCATCTATTGACACGTTAAAGGCAATGACATGCTCTGAGATCGTCCTGGCATATCTTAATGCTCTGATACTGGCCTTATTGATGCTCTCTATTGGCACTATTACCCTATTGCGATAATGATTTTCTGAGATCTTTATGCACTGAAGGTCTTCAGGGCTTACTCTAAGCTGTACAGCCACAGCTCTGTAATGCTTATTTATTTTAAGCATCATAAATACCAAAACGGGTATAACTATTATCACAATCCAAGCGCCTTCTCTAAACTTAGTTATCCCGACAATTACGACAACTAATGCCGTAACAATAGCACCTGTACCATTTATAATTGCCTTTATAACCCAATTTTTGCTTCTCGTCGTTATCCATCTCTTTGCCATGCCTGTCTGCGATAAAGTAAATGAT comes from the Thermoanaerobacterium aotearoense genome and includes:
- the ltaE gene encoding low-specificity L-threonine aldolase, encoding MEYIDLRSDTVTLPTQEMRDAMYKALVGDDVYGEDPTVKELEEMAADIMGKEDAMFVTSGTQGNQVSVMTHTHHGDEIILEEKCHIITYEVGGIGYLSGVQAKTIRGINGIMDPKDVLSSIRTDDIHFPKTSLICLENTHNRAGGTVIPLSNMKEIYEIAKAHNIPVHLDGARIFNAATYLNVDVKEISRYADSVMFCLSKGLCAPVGSIVAGSKEFIKKARKYRKMLGGGLRQAGILAAAGIVALEKMTKRLAEDHENARLLAEGLNNIKGINVDMSTVQTNIVMSDISATGLTGAQLSSKLLDYGIKVNGGNDYTVRFVTHYYIKKDHIDKVLHAISAILKEQ
- a CDS encoding methylated-DNA--[protein]-cysteine S-methyltransferase; this encodes MLRDDLDTPIGTLRIYSSEDGITRIDFPNEEHLQCLMGTNSLIADCKEQLRLYFEGRLKEFNVKLDLQGTDFQKSVWRELMKIPYGFYATYGEIARRIGKPNASRAVGNALNKNPIPIIIPCHRVIGSDMTLKGFAGGLNVKSLLLQHEGIAFKK
- the thiT gene encoding energy-coupled thiamine transporter ThiT codes for the protein MSYIVSIFSDFTKIKPATLSIIIAILFAVFLFYILRNSVKFNAKMLVYGGLAIAISFVLSYIRFYHWPQGGSITPASMLPLFVFAYYYGAGPGIAVGMAYGMLQLIQDPYVVHWIQLLLDYPLAFGALGLAGFFKKNLSIGVLVGGFGRFFSHFLSGVFFFASYAPKGMNPVVYSLLVNGILVGVEVLICFVVSIIPQVRNAIEMIKKKALA